One part of the Herbiconiux aconitum genome encodes these proteins:
- the tal gene encoding transaldolase, with product MTEATQKLSDVGVSIWLDDLSRSRITSGGLQKLIEEQNVVGVTTNPTIFAGALAKGEAYDEQVAVLAKAGTDVTTAVFEITTDDVAAASDIFKPVYDASKGFDGRVSIEVEPGLAHDAAATIEQAKALYAKVNRENVLIKIPATVEGLEAITETIAAGISVNVTLIFSLERYRDVINAYLAGLEKAKEAGHDLSKIHSVASFFVSRVDTEIDKRLVAIGTDEALALKSKAGVANAQLAYEVYEQAFTTERAKLLLDAGANKQRPLWASTGVKDPSVPDTTYVVQLAAPEVVNTMPEKTLDAVSDHGVIEGDTIKGSYAGANKVLDAIGALGISYAEVTELLEKEGVEKFIVSWNELLDTVTAALNSAK from the coding sequence ATGACGGAAGCAACACAGAAACTGTCCGATGTCGGCGTGTCGATCTGGCTCGACGACCTGTCGCGGTCGCGCATCACGAGCGGTGGGCTGCAGAAGCTGATCGAAGAGCAGAACGTCGTCGGCGTCACCACGAACCCCACGATCTTCGCCGGTGCTCTCGCCAAGGGCGAGGCGTACGACGAGCAGGTCGCGGTGCTGGCCAAGGCCGGCACGGATGTGACGACCGCCGTGTTCGAGATCACGACCGACGACGTCGCCGCGGCATCCGACATCTTCAAGCCGGTCTACGACGCGTCCAAGGGTTTCGACGGCCGCGTCTCGATCGAGGTCGAGCCCGGTCTCGCTCATGATGCAGCTGCCACGATCGAGCAGGCCAAGGCGCTGTACGCCAAGGTGAACCGTGAGAACGTGCTGATCAAGATCCCCGCGACGGTCGAGGGCCTCGAGGCCATCACCGAGACCATCGCGGCCGGCATCTCGGTGAACGTCACGCTGATCTTCTCGCTCGAGCGCTACCGCGACGTCATCAACGCCTACCTCGCCGGCCTCGAGAAGGCCAAGGAAGCCGGGCACGACCTGTCGAAGATCCACTCGGTCGCCTCCTTCTTCGTGTCGCGCGTCGACACCGAGATCGACAAGCGCCTGGTGGCCATCGGCACCGACGAGGCCCTCGCCCTCAAGAGCAAGGCGGGCGTCGCGAACGCCCAGCTCGCCTACGAGGTCTACGAGCAGGCCTTCACGACCGAGCGCGCGAAGCTGCTGCTCGACGCCGGCGCCAACAAGCAGCGCCCGCTCTGGGCCTCCACCGGTGTGAAAGACCCGTCGGTTCCCGACACGACCTACGTCGTGCAGCTGGCGGCCCCCGAGGTCGTCAACACCATGCCCGAGAAGACGCTCGACGCGGTCTCCGACCACGGCGTCATCGAGGGTGACACCATCAAGGGTTCCTACGCCGGCGCCAACAAGGTGCTCGACGCCATCGGCGCTCTCGGTATCTCGTACGCCGAGGTCACCGAGCTGCTCGAGAAGGAGGGCGTGGAGAAGTTCATCGTCTCCTGGAACGAGCTCCTCGACACGGTCACCGCCGCACTGAACTCGGCCAAATGA
- a CDS encoding glucose-6-phosphate isomerase: MTVAIHSSGDAKKAIQTVVPQLVKDLVASGITAQDPALWGPKAEAEAAKRLGWTEAVSISRRLVAPIEALRARFLEEGIDHFVLAGMGGSSLAPEVITQTLGVELTILDSTDPGQIRSALADRLASTVLIASSKSGGTLETDSQRRAYEKAFRDAGIDPSTRIVIVTDPGSPLEALAKDAGYRTFLADPNVGGRYSALTAFGLVPSGLAGANIGELLDEADAISLNLAEDGDENFGLMLGAAIAGTQPLRDKLGIVADGTHIVGFADWAEQLIAESTGKDGKGLLPVVLDVNSPELTENLPDVQIVRLVSDAHEFHLREKHPGEVLLSGSLGALLLTWEYAAAIAGRLLGIDPFDQPDVESAKEAARGLLDERPAPSAPAFVEAGIEVRGSGDALVAPGTLAGSVDALLAQLPADGYVAITAYVDRLALPQLAELRDLLAARSGRPVTFGWGPRFLHSTGQYHKGGPAVGVFLQITADSTDDLEIPDRPFTFGQLIQAQAAGDAGVLADHGRPVLRLNLTDASTDVSTLFSVLR, encoded by the coding sequence ATGACCGTCGCGATCCACTCCTCGGGGGACGCCAAGAAGGCGATCCAGACCGTCGTTCCGCAGCTCGTGAAAGACCTGGTCGCATCAGGCATCACGGCTCAGGATCCGGCGCTCTGGGGCCCCAAGGCCGAGGCTGAGGCCGCCAAACGCCTCGGCTGGACCGAAGCGGTCTCGATCTCGCGACGCCTGGTCGCTCCGATCGAGGCCCTTCGCGCCCGGTTCCTCGAGGAGGGGATCGATCATTTCGTGCTGGCCGGGATGGGCGGCTCCTCGCTCGCCCCCGAGGTGATCACGCAGACGCTCGGTGTCGAGTTGACCATCCTCGACTCGACCGACCCCGGGCAGATCCGTTCGGCTCTGGCCGACCGGCTGGCCAGCACGGTACTGATCGCCTCGTCGAAGTCCGGCGGCACGCTGGAGACCGACAGCCAGCGCCGCGCCTACGAGAAGGCGTTCCGTGACGCGGGCATCGACCCTTCGACGCGGATCGTGATCGTCACCGATCCCGGTTCGCCGCTCGAGGCCCTGGCCAAGGATGCCGGCTACCGCACGTTCCTGGCCGACCCGAACGTGGGCGGGCGCTACTCGGCGCTCACCGCATTCGGACTGGTGCCGTCAGGTCTGGCCGGTGCGAACATCGGGGAGCTGCTCGACGAGGCCGACGCGATCTCGCTGAACCTCGCCGAAGACGGCGATGAGAACTTCGGCCTCATGCTGGGCGCCGCGATCGCCGGCACCCAGCCGCTGCGCGACAAGCTGGGCATCGTGGCCGACGGCACCCACATCGTCGGCTTCGCCGACTGGGCCGAGCAGCTGATCGCCGAGTCGACCGGAAAAGACGGCAAGGGGCTGCTGCCCGTGGTGCTCGACGTGAACTCCCCCGAGCTCACCGAGAACCTGCCCGACGTGCAGATCGTGCGTCTGGTCTCCGACGCGCACGAGTTCCATCTGCGCGAGAAGCACCCGGGCGAAGTGCTTCTGAGCGGATCGCTCGGCGCATTGCTGCTCACCTGGGAGTACGCGGCCGCGATCGCCGGACGACTGCTCGGCATCGATCCCTTCGACCAGCCCGATGTGGAGTCCGCCAAGGAGGCCGCTCGCGGTCTGCTCGACGAGCGCCCCGCCCCGTCCGCCCCGGCTTTCGTCGAGGCAGGCATCGAAGTGCGCGGCTCGGGTGACGCCCTCGTCGCTCCGGGCACCCTCGCCGGCTCCGTGGATGCGCTCCTCGCGCAGCTGCCCGCCGACGGCTACGTGGCGATAACGGCCTATGTCGACCGCCTCGCCCTCCCCCAGCTCGCCGAGCTCCGCGACCTGCTCGCGGCCCGCTCCGGGCGCCCCGTGACCTTCGGATGGGGACCCCGGTTCCTGCACTCCACCGGTCAGTACCACAAGGGCGGCCCGGCCGTCGGAGTCTTCCTGCAGATCACCGCGGACAGCACCGACGACCTCGAGATCCCCGATCGTCCGTTCACCTTCGGACAGCTCATCCAAGCGCAGGCCGCCGGCGACGCCGGTGTACTGGCGGACCACGGTCGACCCGTGCTCCGACTGAACCTGACCGATGCGTCTACCGACGTGTCGACGCTCTTCAGCGTCTTGCGCTGA
- the zwf gene encoding glucose-6-phosphate dehydrogenase, producing the protein MPPVEITPEYNPLRLPTDRRLNRIAGPSGLVIFGVTGDLSRKKLMPAVYDLASRGLLPPGFSLIGFARREWEDQDFERVVHDSVKEYSRTPFDEDVWRQLSEGIRFVSGEFDDDAAFEQLKATIDELDRDRGTMGNYAFYLSIPPKAFPLVTEQLRRSGLADQQEDRWRRVVIEKPFGSDLKTAIELNEVVESVFPPDSVFRIDHYLGKETVQNILALRFANQLYEPIWNANYVDHVQITMAEDIGVGGRAGYYDGIGAARDVIQNHLLQLMALTAMEEPISFDAADLRAEKEKVLAAVKLPDDLSTVTARGQYSGGWQGGEKVLGFLEEDGMNPQSTTETYAAVRLDIGTRRWSGVPFYLRAGKRLGRRVTEIAVVFKRAPQYLFAESQTSELGQNALVIRVQPDEGVTIRFGSKVPGAGVQVRDVTMDFGYGHAFTEASPEAYERLILDVLLGDPPLFPRQKEVELSWMILDPIEEYWTTQGQPEQYRPGTWGPASADELLARDGRTWRRP; encoded by the coding sequence ATGCCTCCCGTTGAGATAACGCCGGAGTACAACCCACTCAGGCTGCCGACCGATCGCCGGCTGAACCGGATCGCTGGGCCGTCAGGCCTCGTCATCTTCGGTGTCACTGGCGACCTGTCGCGCAAGAAGCTGATGCCGGCGGTCTACGACCTCGCCAGCCGGGGGCTCCTGCCGCCCGGCTTCTCCCTGATCGGGTTCGCCCGGCGCGAATGGGAAGATCAGGACTTCGAGCGAGTCGTGCACGACTCCGTGAAGGAATACTCGCGCACCCCGTTCGATGAAGACGTCTGGCGCCAGCTGTCCGAGGGCATCCGCTTCGTCTCGGGCGAATTCGACGACGACGCCGCCTTCGAACAGCTGAAGGCCACGATCGACGAACTCGACCGCGACCGCGGAACCATGGGCAATTACGCCTTCTACCTGTCGATTCCGCCGAAGGCGTTCCCGCTCGTCACCGAGCAGTTGCGCCGTTCAGGCCTCGCCGACCAGCAGGAGGACCGCTGGCGCCGCGTCGTCATCGAGAAGCCCTTCGGCAGCGACCTGAAGACCGCGATCGAGCTGAACGAAGTCGTCGAATCGGTCTTCCCGCCCGACTCGGTGTTCCGCATCGACCACTACCTCGGCAAGGAGACGGTTCAGAACATCCTGGCCCTCCGCTTCGCCAACCAGCTGTACGAACCCATCTGGAACGCGAACTACGTCGACCACGTGCAGATCACGATGGCCGAAGACATCGGAGTGGGCGGCCGCGCCGGCTACTACGACGGGATCGGCGCCGCTCGCGACGTCATCCAGAACCACCTGCTCCAGCTCATGGCGCTCACCGCCATGGAGGAGCCCATCTCCTTCGACGCCGCCGACCTGCGCGCCGAGAAGGAGAAGGTGCTCGCTGCGGTGAAGCTTCCGGATGACCTCAGCACGGTGACGGCGCGAGGCCAGTACTCCGGAGGCTGGCAGGGCGGCGAGAAGGTGCTCGGCTTCCTGGAGGAAGACGGTATGAACCCGCAGTCCACCACCGAGACCTACGCCGCAGTGCGACTCGACATCGGCACCCGGCGCTGGTCGGGCGTTCCGTTCTACCTTCGCGCCGGCAAGCGGCTCGGCCGGCGGGTGACGGAGATCGCGGTCGTGTTCAAGCGTGCGCCGCAGTATCTCTTCGCCGAGAGCCAGACCTCCGAGCTCGGCCAGAACGCTCTCGTCATCCGCGTTCAGCCGGATGAGGGCGTCACGATCCGCTTCGGCTCGAAGGTGCCCGGCGCCGGTGTGCAGGTGCGCGACGTCACCATGGACTTCGGATACGGCCATGCCTTCACCGAGGCCAGCCCCGAGGCCTACGAGCGCCTCATCCTCGACGTGCTGCTCGGCGATCCGCCGTTGTTCCCACGTCAGAAGGAGGTCGAGCTCTCGTGGATGATTCTCGACCCCATCGAGGAGTACTGGACAACGCAGGGCCAGCCCGAGCAGTACCGCCCCGGAACCTGGGGGCCTGCTTCGGCTGACGAACTACTGGCCCGCGACGGAAGAACTTGGAGACGCCCGTGA
- a CDS encoding glucose-6-phosphate dehydrogenase assembly protein OpcA — MIVDLPDTTTSKISKSLVKIREEGGAVALGRVLTLVIVTSLGEEEDAIEAANDASREHPMRVIVVSTDHENDGMNTGRGARLDAQIRVGGDAGASEVIVLRAYGAAASDQEGLVTGLLLSDAPVVVWWPGMAPDNVSTSSLGRIATRRITDSSNQANPYEALLSRSKTYAPGDTDFAWTRLTLWRAQLAAVLDQPPYEPVTDIEVSGASDSPSTLLLAAWLRHQLKVPVKYGLAPRANGSSGIHGVILARSGGPIELVREVPNVARLSQPNQPTHDLSLPRRNLRDCLAEELRRLDPDDLYGEVISQGLVELLEKNDGSASDEV, encoded by the coding sequence GTGATCGTCGATCTGCCTGACACCACTACGAGCAAGATCTCGAAGTCGCTCGTCAAGATCCGAGAGGAGGGCGGCGCTGTCGCTCTGGGCCGCGTGCTCACTCTCGTGATCGTCACCTCGCTGGGCGAGGAGGAAGACGCGATCGAAGCGGCGAACGACGCCTCCCGCGAGCATCCGATGCGCGTCATCGTGGTCTCCACCGACCACGAGAACGACGGCATGAACACCGGCCGCGGAGCGCGTCTGGATGCTCAGATCCGGGTCGGCGGCGACGCCGGCGCGAGCGAGGTCATCGTGCTGCGCGCCTACGGTGCCGCTGCGAGCGACCAGGAGGGGCTCGTGACCGGCCTGCTGCTCTCCGACGCACCGGTGGTCGTCTGGTGGCCCGGAATGGCTCCCGACAACGTGTCGACCTCGAGCCTCGGCCGGATCGCCACACGGCGCATCACCGACTCCTCCAACCAGGCGAACCCGTACGAGGCGCTGCTCAGCCGCTCCAAGACCTACGCGCCCGGCGACACCGACTTCGCCTGGACGCGGTTGACCCTGTGGCGGGCGCAGCTCGCGGCCGTGCTCGACCAGCCGCCCTATGAGCCGGTGACCGATATCGAGGTCTCGGGCGCATCCGATTCGCCGTCGACCTTGCTTCTCGCCGCGTGGCTCCGGCACCAGTTGAAGGTGCCGGTGAAGTACGGCTTGGCGCCGCGCGCGAACGGCTCCAGCGGCATCCACGGCGTCATCCTCGCCCGGAGCGGCGGACCGATCGAGTTGGTGCGCGAAGTGCCCAACGTGGCCCGGCTCTCCCAGCCGAACCAGCCCACGCACGATCTGTCGCTTCCGCGCCGCAACCTCCGCGATTGCCTGGCCGAGGAGCTGCGGCGACTCGACCCGGATGACCTGTATGGTGAAGTCATCTCCCAGGGCCTCGTCGAGTTGCTCGAGAAGAACGACGGCAGCGCGAGCGACGAGGTCTGA
- the pgl gene encoding 6-phosphogluconolactonase codes for MTTDRRVLVHPDKESLAGSVAARFITKVIDILDEFDDATVVLTGGTMGSAVLAAIRSSAASDTIDWSRINFWWGDERFVPKGDPDRNDLQAREALLDHIPVDESRVHAFPASDEVSDLDEAARVYARELAAAAPEGADYPRFDIMFLGVGPDGHIASLFPGHDEIRITDATVVPVRNSPKPPPERLSLSLPVIQSADRIWMVLAGADKASAIGLALAGASTDEVPVAGAQGRKRTVFFVDREAAAEVPESLIAPSY; via the coding sequence ATGACAACTGACCGCCGTGTACTCGTCCACCCCGACAAGGAGTCGCTCGCCGGCTCCGTGGCCGCCCGGTTCATCACCAAGGTCATCGACATCCTCGACGAGTTCGACGATGCGACCGTGGTGCTGACCGGCGGCACGATGGGGAGCGCGGTGCTCGCGGCGATCCGTTCGTCAGCGGCGTCGGACACGATCGACTGGTCGCGCATCAACTTCTGGTGGGGCGACGAGCGATTCGTGCCGAAGGGCGATCCCGACCGCAACGACCTCCAGGCGCGGGAAGCCCTGCTCGACCACATCCCGGTCGACGAGTCGCGGGTGCACGCCTTCCCGGCGTCCGACGAAGTCTCCGACCTCGACGAGGCGGCCCGGGTGTACGCCCGCGAACTCGCGGCTGCAGCGCCCGAGGGTGCTGACTATCCGCGCTTCGACATCATGTTCCTCGGTGTGGGGCCCGACGGCCACATCGCCTCGCTCTTCCCCGGCCACGACGAGATCCGAATCACGGATGCGACGGTCGTGCCGGTGCGCAACTCCCCCAAGCCGCCGCCGGAGCGCCTCAGCCTCAGCTTGCCCGTCATCCAGTCCGCCGACCGCATCTGGATGGTGCTGGCCGGCGCTGACAAGGCTTCTGCCATCGGTCTGGCACTCGCGGGCGCGAGCACCGACGAAGTGCCCGTGGCCGGCGCGCAGGGCCGCAAGCGCACGGTCTTCTTCGTCGACCGCGAGGCGGCGGCAGAGGTTCCGGAGTCGCTCATCGCGCCGAGCTACTAG
- a CDS encoding RNA polymerase-binding protein RbpA, with protein sequence MASGGSAIRGSRVGAGPMGEQDRGFHAERIQVSYWDALGNETVRYFAANLPDEEIPETIDCPASGLPAGRDKENPPSVAKLEPYKTHLAYVKERRTEKEAEQLLEDALQQLRARRGTAS encoded by the coding sequence ATGGCATCAGGAGGAAGCGCGATCCGCGGATCCCGCGTCGGCGCAGGGCCAATGGGTGAGCAAGACCGAGGTTTCCACGCGGAGCGTATCCAGGTCTCCTATTGGGACGCACTGGGCAACGAGACGGTGCGGTACTTCGCGGCGAACCTGCCCGACGAGGAGATCCCCGAGACCATCGACTGCCCCGCCTCAGGGCTGCCGGCCGGTCGCGACAAAGAGAACCCGCCGTCGGTGGCGAAGCTCGAGCCGTACAAGACACACCTCGCCTACGTGAAGGAGCGGCGCACCGAGAAAGAAGCGGAGCAGCTCCTCGAAGACGCGCTGCAGCAGCTGCGCGCCCGTCGGGGCACCGCGTCCTGA
- the secG gene encoding preprotein translocase subunit SecG, protein MQILQVILQVVLGITSLLLTLLILLHKGRGGGLSDMFGGGVTSNLGASGVAERNLNRITVILGLVWVGSIVVLGLITKFDTSL, encoded by the coding sequence GTGCAAATCCTTCAGGTCATCCTCCAGGTGGTGCTCGGTATCACGAGCCTGCTGTTGACCCTTCTCATCCTTCTCCACAAGGGCCGGGGCGGCGGTCTGTCCGACATGTTCGGCGGCGGTGTCACCTCGAACCTCGGCGCGTCCGGTGTGGCCGAGCGCAACCTCAACCGCATCACCGTCATCCTCGGGTTGGTCTGGGTCGGCAGCATCGTCGTCCTCGGGCTGATCACCAAGTTCGACACCAGCCTTTAG
- the tpiA gene encoding triose-phosphate isomerase has product MVLKRTPLIAGNWKMNLDHLQAIAFVQKLAWSLDDAKHNFDDVEVAVFPPFTDLRSVQTLVSADKLSIRYGGQDVSQHDSGAYTGEVSGEFLNRLDCQYVIIGHSERRTLHGETDEIVSAKVKAAVKHGLVPVICVGETADDLEKHGQSAVPVAQLKVALEGLKPDADVVVAYEPVWAIGSGQAATPEQAETVGAALRAVVAESLSADAAAATRILYGGSVKSGNIAGFMREPNVDGALVGGASLDIAEFAAIVRFQKHVGV; this is encoded by the coding sequence ATGGTCCTGAAGCGCACCCCGCTCATCGCGGGAAACTGGAAGATGAACCTCGACCACCTGCAGGCCATCGCCTTCGTGCAGAAGCTGGCCTGGTCGCTCGATGACGCGAAGCACAACTTCGACGACGTCGAGGTGGCGGTGTTCCCACCGTTCACCGACCTGCGTTCGGTGCAGACCCTGGTGTCAGCTGACAAGCTCTCCATCCGCTACGGCGGTCAGGATGTGTCGCAGCACGACTCCGGCGCCTACACCGGCGAGGTGTCGGGCGAGTTCCTCAACCGGCTCGACTGCCAGTACGTCATCATCGGCCACTCCGAGCGGCGCACGCTGCACGGCGAGACCGACGAAATCGTCTCAGCGAAGGTCAAAGCGGCCGTGAAGCACGGCCTCGTGCCCGTGATCTGCGTGGGCGAGACGGCCGACGACCTCGAGAAGCACGGGCAGAGCGCCGTTCCGGTCGCTCAGCTGAAAGTGGCTCTCGAGGGGCTCAAGCCGGATGCCGATGTGGTCGTGGCCTACGAGCCCGTCTGGGCCATCGGCTCAGGACAGGCCGCCACTCCCGAGCAGGCGGAGACCGTGGGCGCAGCCCTGCGAGCCGTCGTCGCCGAGAGCCTCAGCGCCGACGCGGCGGCCGCTACACGCATCCTCTACGGAGGCTCGGTGAAGTCGGGCAACATCGCCGGCTTCATGCGCGAGCCGAACGTCGACGGCGCCCTGGTGGGCGGAGCGAGCCTCGACATCGCGGAGTTCGCCGCGATCGTGCGCTTCCAGAAGCACGTCGGAGTCTGA